From Deinococcus aquaticus, one genomic window encodes:
- the alaS gene encoding alanine--tRNA ligase, whose translation MTGPLSTAQIREKYLQFFQSKGHLHLPSYSTVAPDPTTLFTVAGMQPFKEQFMGAPAVFDGVASKRVTTAQKCVRVGDIENVGRTRRHLSLFEMMGNFSFGDYFKRDAIHWAWEFLTGAEWMGMDGSKLYVTIYEDDDEAFMYWTQEIGIDPGHVHRFGADENFWPADAPKEGPNGPCGPCSEIFYDRGPKYGDDSWADYAVTRESARFLEIWNLVFPQFDRQEPLADGTPVLRDLPFKNIDTGMGLERVASVVQDVPDFYSNDVFLPIVTRVAELSGQPYEGEVSVSHRVVAEHIRSVSMVIADGSVPSNTGRGYVVRKILRRACRHAYLLGLREPSLFRLVPLVADAMGGAYPELRENLAKIEATVKAEEESFLRTLEGGIQRLGKLMSGMEKGATLSGNDAFILYDTYGFPVDLTKEIAEEYGISVDEAGYAESLENAQNLARAGSKYGKSELFGGNMEALDGLSPTVFVGYDDLQADGEVVALVGAGERLTHLSAGSEATVVLSRTPFYAEGGGEVGDTGRIEWDGGSAGKGWGIVRDTRKTPQGVFLHDVLVESGELKEGVSVRAVVSGERQAIQRHHTATHLLQSALRAVLGSGVQQKGSLVAADRLRFDFSHGAALSADEIAAVETLVSRWVSANFAVTWQEMPIADAKAAGATALFGEKYGETVRVVRVGGSVEYAGQTVSSMELCGGAHVTRTGDIGAFVILGDENVAAGVRRVEALAGEQATAWVRDRLNATARAAALLNTSPDGLEARVTGLQTQLKAAEKETVTVRRQLAEAQMGGGAGGAAQTRELGGFKVAALKLAGIEGNELRGAADKLLDQSGADMVVLAGDKGLVVKATKEAVTRGAHAGQLIGKLAAAGGGKGGGRPDMAQAGITDAEAALAALDTAF comes from the coding sequence ATGACTGGTCCGCTTTCTACCGCACAGATTCGCGAGAAGTACCTGCAGTTCTTCCAGAGTAAGGGGCACCTGCACCTGCCGAGTTACAGCACGGTCGCGCCGGATCCGACGACGCTGTTCACGGTGGCGGGCATGCAGCCGTTCAAGGAGCAGTTCATGGGTGCGCCGGCCGTGTTTGATGGCGTGGCGAGTAAGCGCGTGACGACGGCGCAGAAGTGCGTGCGGGTGGGCGATATCGAGAACGTGGGGCGCACGCGGCGGCACCTGAGCCTGTTCGAGATGATGGGGAACTTCAGTTTCGGGGATTACTTCAAGCGGGACGCGATTCACTGGGCGTGGGAGTTCCTGACGGGCGCCGAGTGGATGGGCATGGACGGCAGCAAGCTGTACGTGACGATCTACGAGGATGACGATGAGGCGTTCATGTACTGGACGCAGGAGATCGGGATTGATCCGGGTCACGTGCACCGCTTCGGGGCGGATGAGAACTTCTGGCCGGCGGACGCGCCGAAGGAAGGGCCGAACGGGCCGTGCGGGCCGTGCAGCGAGATCTTCTACGACCGTGGCCCGAAGTACGGGGATGACAGCTGGGCGGATTACGCGGTGACGCGTGAGAGCGCGCGTTTCCTGGAGATCTGGAATCTGGTGTTCCCGCAGTTCGACCGGCAGGAGCCGCTGGCGGACGGGACGCCCGTGCTGCGGGACCTGCCGTTCAAGAACATCGATACCGGCATGGGGCTGGAGCGCGTGGCGAGCGTGGTGCAGGATGTGCCGGACTTCTACAGTAACGACGTGTTCCTGCCGATCGTGACGCGCGTGGCGGAACTGAGCGGGCAGCCGTACGAGGGTGAGGTGAGTGTGTCTCACCGCGTGGTGGCCGAGCATATCCGCTCGGTGAGCATGGTGATCGCGGACGGCAGCGTGCCCAGCAACACGGGGCGCGGGTACGTGGTCCGCAAGATCCTGCGCCGCGCGTGCCGTCACGCGTACCTGCTGGGCCTGCGTGAGCCGAGCCTATTCCGGCTGGTGCCGCTGGTGGCGGACGCAATGGGCGGCGCGTACCCGGAACTGCGGGAGAACCTCGCGAAGATCGAGGCGACCGTGAAGGCCGAGGAGGAGAGCTTCCTGCGGACGCTGGAGGGCGGCATTCAGCGCCTGGGTAAGCTGATGAGCGGTATGGAGAAGGGCGCGACGCTGTCCGGTAACGACGCGTTCATCCTGTACGACACCTACGGGTTCCCGGTGGACCTGACCAAGGAGATCGCCGAGGAGTACGGGATCAGCGTGGATGAGGCCGGGTACGCGGAGAGCCTGGAGAACGCGCAGAACCTTGCGCGGGCGGGCAGCAAGTACGGCAAGAGCGAGCTGTTCGGCGGGAATATGGAGGCGCTGGACGGCCTCTCCCCCACCGTGTTCGTCGGGTATGACGACCTTCAGGCCGACGGTGAGGTCGTGGCGCTGGTCGGTGCGGGCGAGCGCCTGACTCACCTGAGCGCCGGGAGCGAGGCGACGGTGGTGCTGTCGCGCACGCCGTTCTACGCCGAGGGTGGCGGCGAGGTGGGCGACACCGGGCGCATCGAGTGGGACGGGGGCAGCGCTGGCAAGGGCTGGGGCATCGTGCGCGACACCCGCAAGACGCCGCAGGGTGTGTTCCTGCACGACGTGCTGGTCGAGTCCGGCGAACTGAAGGAAGGCGTGAGCGTGCGCGCCGTCGTGTCGGGCGAGCGGCAGGCCATCCAGCGGCACCACACGGCCACGCACCTGTTGCAGTCGGCGCTGCGGGCCGTGCTGGGGAGCGGCGTGCAGCAGAAAGGCTCGCTGGTCGCCGCTGACCGTCTGCGCTTCGACTTCTCGCACGGCGCGGCACTGAGTGCCGACGAGATCGCGGCCGTGGAAACCCTGGTGAGCCGCTGGGTGAGCGCGAACTTCGCTGTCACGTGGCAGGAGATGCCGATTGCGGACGCGAAGGCGGCGGGCGCGACCGCGCTGTTCGGCGAGAAGTACGGTGAGACGGTGCGCGTGGTCCGCGTGGGCGGCAGCGTGGAGTACGCCGGGCAGACGGTCAGCTCCATGGAACTGTGCGGCGGCGCGCACGTGACCCGCACCGGCGACATCGGCGCGTTCGTGATCCTGGGTGACGAGAACGTGGCCGCCGGGGTGCGCCGCGTGGAAGCCCTAGCGGGCGAGCAGGCCACCGCGTGGGTGCGTGACCGCCTCAACGCCACGGCGAGGGCTGCCGCGCTGCTGAACACCAGCCCCGACGGCCTGGAAGCCCGCGTGACCGGCCTCCAGACGCAGCTGAAGGCGGCCGAGAAGGAAACCGTGACCGTCCGCCGTCAACTGGCCGAGGCGCAGATGGGCGGCGGCGCCGGCGGGGCCGCGCAGACCCGCGAGCTGGGCGGCTTCAAGGTCGCCGCGCTGAAACTCGCCGGCATTGAGGGCAACGAGCTGCGTGGCGCGGCCGACAAACTGCTCGACCAGAGCGGCGCGGACATGGTCGTCCTGGCGGGCGACAAGGGACTGGTCGTGAAGGCCACCAAGGAAGCCGTGACGCGCGGTGCCCACGCCGGGCAACTGATCGGCAAGCTCGCCGCGGCAGGCGGTGGCAAGGGTGGCGGCCGCCCCGACATGGCCCAGGCGGGCATCACGGACGCCGAGGCGGCGCTGGCGGCACTCGACACGGCGTTCTGA
- a CDS encoding amidohydrolase encodes MTHPLTVIHARTLTLDDARPEVQAVLVGGGRVLAAGSREELAALAPGAQVLDHRDLLLTPGLAEAHIHLVTYGFSLSEVPLHGARSVAEVQARVAQRVMNTPPGTWIRGGGFLLSELGLSGYPSAALLDEVSPHHPVMLYSRDLHLSWANSAALRLAGVTDDTPDPQGGRIVRPLGCLLESASDLVARAIPAPSDAQYLAAARAGADDLAARGYVSAHTMAFEPVEAPRALQTLAQQDELPLRVWACLPHDRLGHARALGLNRTPGGLFQWGGVKFFADGALGSRTAWLHAPGFADGSGTGMPLDPPELIADLGREAIELGLTPVTHAIGDRANTEVLNAYDRLRPHAEARGIRLRVEHAQHLRAEDVPRFRGLTASVQPIHLQADGPMIRELMPHLEHLSYAFRSLRDAGAVLAFGSDAPVAPPEYRANFAAAITRVDDSGVRVAPSEALTEHDVLHAHTRGPALAAGWNDEGIIRPGARAAFTLWDRLGGNAQALVL; translated from the coding sequence ATGACGCACCCGCTGACCGTGATTCACGCCCGGACCCTGACGCTCGATGACGCCCGGCCGGAGGTGCAGGCCGTGCTGGTGGGGGGCGGGCGGGTTCTGGCGGCCGGGTCGCGCGAGGAACTGGCGGCGCTGGCGCCGGGCGCGCAGGTGCTCGATCACCGGGACCTGCTGCTCACGCCGGGGCTGGCGGAGGCGCACATTCATCTGGTCACGTACGGGTTCTCGCTCTCGGAGGTGCCACTGCACGGCGCGCGGAGTGTCGCGGAGGTGCAGGCCCGCGTGGCGCAGCGCGTGATGAACACGCCGCCCGGCACCTGGATTCGCGGCGGGGGGTTCCTGCTCTCGGAACTGGGCCTGAGCGGGTACCCGTCGGCGGCGCTGCTGGACGAGGTCAGCCCGCACCATCCGGTCATGCTGTACTCGCGGGACCTGCACCTGAGCTGGGCGAACAGCGCCGCGCTGAGACTGGCGGGCGTTACGGACGACACGCCAGACCCGCAGGGTGGACGGATCGTGCGGCCGCTGGGTTGCCTGCTGGAAAGCGCGTCTGACCTCGTGGCCCGCGCCATTCCGGCCCCCAGTGACGCGCAGTACCTCGCGGCGGCCCGCGCCGGAGCGGACGATCTGGCCGCGCGCGGTTACGTGAGCGCGCACACCATGGCTTTCGAGCCGGTCGAGGCGCCCCGCGCCCTCCAGACCCTCGCGCAGCAGGACGAACTGCCATTGCGGGTGTGGGCGTGCCTGCCGCACGACCGCCTCGGGCACGCCCGCGCCCTGGGCCTGAACCGCACGCCCGGCGGACTGTTCCAGTGGGGAGGCGTTAAGTTCTTCGCGGACGGCGCGCTCGGCAGCCGCACCGCGTGGCTGCACGCGCCCGGTTTCGCAGACGGCTCGGGCACCGGCATGCCGCTGGACCCGCCGGAACTCATCGCGGACCTGGGCCGCGAGGCCATCGAACTGGGCCTGACCCCCGTCACGCACGCTATCGGGGACCGCGCGAACACCGAGGTCCTGAACGCCTACGACCGCCTGCGCCCCCACGCCGAGGCGCGCGGCATCCGCCTGCGCGTTGAGCACGCCCAGCACCTGCGCGCCGAGGACGTCCCGCGCTTCCGGGGCCTGACCGCCAGCGTGCAGCCCATCCACCTCCAGGCAGACGGCCCCATGATCCGCGAACTCATGCCGCACCTCGAACACCTCAGTTACGCCTTCCGGTCACTACGGGACGCCGGGGCGGTCCTCGCGTTCGGCAGCGACGCCCCGGTCGCGCCACCCGAGTACCGCGCGAACTTCGCCGCCGCCATCACCCGCGTGGACGACAGCGGCGTCCGCGTCGCGCCCAGTGAGGCCCTGACCGAACACGACGTCCTGCACGCCCACACGCGCGGCCCCGCTCTGGCCGCCGGCTGGAACGACGAGGGCATCATCCGCCCCGGCGCACGCGCTGCCTTCACCCTCTGGGACCGCCTCGGCGGGAACGCACAGGCCCTGGTGCTGTGA
- a CDS encoding CHAP domain-containing protein encodes MFDTREPKTGKAPQSKTPAPAPAPRPLKTGTQTWQRTFRGTGNGITFQLRIIRKPNGHLTARYQATPGQGSGWHLEGQLRDDNTFTLKGTQNKAEFQGKISPDGKAVTSSFTNTTTKDTFTVSEMTLRMAAWVKPAQNQQSNSASSDISSEQANSSAIDWEQTLTPAMRKKLPALSEPKFLDQLDEMCKRIGIPSDLLLAVMTFESADHNHGTRGLDSKADNGLGYYGLIQFGPEAAKDFGLVSAKDFQKMSATEQLPYVEKFLKTHGVPQAVAKAKAENRNITLEEIYMSILGGNANKAYSSVWKTKASSPKGYKNNSGLDSNGDFAITPTEAADAVRLHWREVYGNNIDERSRHLERQWYTARHPDTNRDERRWRAAYHSEIFSDKLNNTFNNQQSGQQDQNSNTSGNQQNQIQNSQQSGIVKDTSAERKRTIRANKDWGAEIGSLDGVKAYYNDGVQSPEESASGNRNYSKDGYKYEYGLKWQCVEFVRRYYYDRLGVEFVPRSGNAEDYFDKNTPNGNVNTRRKLNQFKIGSTEKPKYQDLIIFGPNPFSSVGHVAIVSSASEDNFTIAQQNVGAKFTDTIGLEHNSVAGKKIYKISQSYSSLNVMGWLRK; translated from the coding sequence ATGTTCGATACCAGAGAGCCAAAGACCGGCAAAGCGCCCCAATCCAAAACCCCCGCCCCGGCACCCGCACCACGCCCACTCAAGACAGGCACCCAGACCTGGCAACGCACCTTCCGCGGCACCGGCAACGGCATCACCTTCCAACTACGTATCATCCGCAAACCCAACGGCCACCTCACCGCCCGTTACCAGGCCACCCCTGGCCAGGGCAGCGGGTGGCACCTTGAAGGACAACTCCGCGACGACAACACCTTCACCCTGAAAGGCACCCAGAACAAAGCCGAATTTCAGGGAAAAATCAGCCCCGACGGCAAAGCTGTCACCAGTAGCTTCACAAACACCACGACCAAAGACACATTCACAGTCTCAGAAATGACGTTACGCATGGCTGCTTGGGTAAAGCCAGCCCAAAATCAACAAAGCAACAGCGCATCTTCGGACATAAGTTCCGAACAGGCCAACAGCAGTGCGATAGATTGGGAGCAAACACTGACCCCAGCGATGCGCAAGAAGCTCCCAGCCCTATCCGAGCCCAAATTTTTAGATCAATTAGATGAAATGTGCAAAAGAATCGGAATTCCAAGCGATCTATTATTAGCAGTTATGACTTTTGAATCAGCAGACCATAATCATGGCACACGAGGACTAGACTCAAAGGCCGATAATGGGCTGGGCTATTATGGCCTGATTCAGTTTGGCCCAGAGGCGGCCAAAGATTTTGGCCTTGTGTCCGCCAAAGACTTCCAAAAAATGAGCGCTACCGAGCAATTGCCTTATGTAGAAAAATTTTTGAAAACCCACGGGGTACCTCAGGCCGTTGCAAAAGCCAAGGCAGAAAACAGAAATATCACTCTTGAAGAAATATATATGAGCATCTTGGGCGGCAATGCGAATAAAGCCTATAGTTCCGTATGGAAAACTAAAGCTTCAAGCCCTAAGGGCTACAAGAACAATAGCGGACTAGATTCAAACGGCGATTTTGCCATAACTCCCACAGAAGCCGCAGATGCCGTGCGGCTTCACTGGAGAGAGGTTTACGGAAACAATATAGACGAACGGAGCAGACACCTCGAAAGACAATGGTACACCGCCCGCCATCCAGATACAAACAGAGACGAGAGGAGATGGAGGGCAGCATACCATTCTGAAATTTTCTCAGATAAGCTGAACAATACATTCAACAACCAGCAGTCAGGCCAGCAGGATCAGAATTCGAATACATCTGGAAACCAGCAAAATCAGATTCAAAATTCCCAGCAATCCGGCATAGTCAAAGACACCAGCGCCGAAAGAAAAAGAACCATACGCGCTAACAAGGATTGGGGAGCCGAAATCGGTTCGCTTGATGGAGTCAAGGCATATTACAATGACGGAGTGCAATCGCCAGAGGAAAGCGCGTCCGGGAATCGAAATTATTCAAAGGATGGCTATAAGTATGAGTATGGCCTGAAATGGCAATGTGTAGAATTTGTCAGGCGCTACTACTACGATAGACTAGGTGTTGAATTTGTCCCCAGATCGGGCAATGCAGAAGATTATTTTGATAAGAATACTCCGAATGGCAACGTTAATACCCGAAGAAAACTAAACCAGTTTAAGATAGGATCCACAGAAAAGCCAAAATATCAGGATTTGATCATCTTCGGCCCTAATCCATTTTCTTCCGTTGGGCATGTAGCGATCGTATCAAGTGCCTCTGAAGACAATTTCACCATAGCGCAACAGAATGTAGGCGCGAAGTTTACAGATACAATAGGCCTGGAGCATAATTCAGTTGCCGGCAAGAAAATCTACAAGATATCTCAATCTTATAGTTCTCTGAATGTAATGGGATGGCTAAGGAAATGA
- a CDS encoding YebC/PmpR family DNA-binding transcriptional regulator, which yields MAGHSKWSQIKRKKGANDKKRSAMYSKHIRAIQAAVRSGGTGDPSGNLSLKNAIAAAKSDTVPVDNIENAIKRAVGAGEGAAEFKEVTYEGYGPGGTALLIEALTDNVNRTVADIRAVFNKRGGSLGTSGSVAWQFEKKGVILLTDTSEQAQETAIEHGAEDIQESEEGLAISTGPNDLYAVQDALSAAGFSIENAQVDMIPSNTVAVAGDDARKLLVLIDVLEELDDVQNVYSNADLPDDEE from the coding sequence ATGGCCGGTCACAGCAAATGGTCGCAGATCAAGCGCAAAAAAGGCGCGAACGACAAGAAACGCAGCGCGATGTACTCCAAGCACATCCGCGCCATTCAGGCGGCCGTCCGTTCCGGCGGCACCGGTGACCCCAGCGGGAACCTCAGCCTGAAAAACGCCATCGCCGCCGCCAAGAGCGACACGGTCCCGGTCGACAACATCGAGAACGCCATCAAACGCGCCGTCGGGGCCGGTGAAGGCGCCGCCGAATTCAAGGAAGTCACGTACGAGGGGTACGGCCCCGGCGGAACGGCCCTGCTGATCGAGGCGCTGACCGACAACGTGAACCGCACCGTCGCCGACATCCGCGCCGTGTTCAACAAGCGCGGCGGCAGTCTGGGCACCAGCGGCAGCGTCGCGTGGCAGTTCGAGAAGAAAGGCGTGATCCTCCTGACCGACACCAGCGAACAGGCGCAGGAAACCGCCATCGAGCACGGCGCCGAAGACATCCAGGAATCCGAGGAAGGTCTGGCCATCAGCACCGGCCCCAACGACCTGTACGCCGTGCAGGACGCCCTGAGCGCCGCCGGGTTCAGCATCGAGAACGCCCAGGTGGACATGATCCCCAGCAACACTGTCGCCGTCGCCGGTGACGACGCCCGCAAACTGCTCGTCCTGATCGACGTCCTCGAAGAACTCGACGACGTGCAGAACGTCTACAGCAACGCCGACCTCCCCGACGACGAGGAATAA
- a CDS encoding serine hydrolase domain-containing protein, producing the protein MPLLDAVRALAPYLSSWLEYQRDLARVPGVQVAVRVGGELAASFALGMANEATGEALTPGHLFRIASHSKTFTATAVFQLVEAGIVRLDDPAGHWLPELEGSPAAAMTVRELLGHQSGINRDGADSDYWQQLHAFPDRAALLDLCRAPEVFMPNTHFKYSNMGYSLLGLIIEAASRESYGDFVAAHITGPLGLRNLGPELPAAREAELASGHSGRLAGNDARRVLPSSDTRAMAAATGFYGTAEDVTAYLSAHAPGRPELLLDRSKRLMQRKESEVTRPSRRWYGLGFILDEVGGRTLVGHSGGFPGHITQSWLDPHSGLSVSVLTNCLGGPATEWAMNLVRLIDLAVKTPTKAEADAPDTDLDSFTGRFATDWGVFDVVNLGGRLVSLVPQGDPALSVTELTVVDADTLKPAPEAGFGAGGEAYHYQRDGVGQVEWVRQGGGRAWPVAAYRARVGLPPLPSLG; encoded by the coding sequence ATGCCTCTTCTTGATGCGGTGCGCGCCCTGGCCCCCTACCTGTCGTCCTGGCTGGAGTACCAGCGGGATCTGGCGCGGGTGCCGGGCGTGCAGGTAGCGGTGCGGGTGGGTGGGGAGCTGGCGGCGTCGTTCGCGCTGGGCATGGCGAACGAGGCGACCGGCGAGGCGCTGACGCCGGGGCACCTGTTCCGCATCGCGTCTCATTCGAAGACGTTCACGGCGACGGCTGTCTTTCAGCTGGTGGAGGCCGGGATCGTGCGCCTGGACGACCCGGCGGGGCACTGGCTGCCGGAACTGGAAGGGTCGCCGGCGGCCGCCATGACGGTGCGGGAGTTGCTGGGGCACCAGTCGGGCATCAACCGGGACGGGGCGGACAGCGATTACTGGCAGCAGCTTCACGCCTTCCCGGACCGGGCGGCGCTGCTGGACCTGTGCCGCGCGCCGGAGGTGTTCATGCCGAACACGCACTTCAAGTACTCGAACATGGGGTACTCGCTGCTAGGACTGATCATCGAGGCGGCCAGCCGGGAGTCGTACGGGGACTTCGTCGCGGCGCACATCACGGGGCCGCTGGGGTTGCGGAACCTGGGGCCGGAACTCCCGGCGGCGCGCGAGGCGGAACTGGCGTCGGGGCACAGCGGGCGATTGGCGGGGAACGACGCGCGGCGGGTGCTGCCATCCAGTGATACGCGGGCGATGGCAGCCGCCACGGGCTTCTACGGCACGGCGGAGGACGTGACGGCGTACCTGTCGGCGCACGCGCCGGGCCGCCCGGAACTGCTGTTGGACCGGTCGAAACGGCTGATGCAGAGGAAGGAGTCGGAGGTCACGCGCCCGTCGCGGCGCTGGTACGGGCTGGGCTTCATCCTCGACGAGGTCGGCGGGCGGACGCTGGTGGGGCACTCGGGCGGGTTTCCGGGGCACATCACGCAGTCGTGGCTGGACCCGCACTCGGGCCTGTCGGTGTCGGTGCTGACGAACTGCCTGGGCGGCCCGGCGACCGAGTGGGCCATGAACCTCGTGCGGCTGATCGACCTGGCCGTGAAGACGCCCACGAAGGCAGAGGCGGACGCGCCGGACACCGACCTCGACAGCTTCACGGGCCGCTTTGCCACCGACTGGGGCGTGTTCGACGTGGTGAATCTGGGGGGCCGCCTCGTATCCCTGGTGCCGCAGGGCGACCCGGCCCTGAGCGTCACAGAACTGACCGTGGTGGACGCCGATACCCTGAAGCCCGCGCCGGAAGCGGGATTCGGCGCGGGGGGCGAGGCGTACCACTACCAGCGGGACGGGGTCGGTCAGGTCGAGTGGGTCCGGCAGGGCGGCGGGCGGGCGTGGCCGGTCGCGGCGTACCGGGCGCGGGTGGGCCTGCCGCCCCTCCCCTCCCTGGGCTGA
- a CDS encoding response regulator, with protein MPRILVVDDDSAILKLVSVILSRAGHEVRTSTHPVEALDLLKVFTPDLVISDVVMPYMTGLEFLEKLRAHEQLSAIPFMLLSSHAERGDVRRGMNLGADDYLPKPFTPQDLTTAIDARLRRAGLTLQGESGMQAKGLGTAQVMWQGSAVSWVSRKALELFFYLLEHKEVTSWEAAEALWPEKDEARASSLFHTTLHRLRRSLSNEAVVSANRRYALASDLNPEYDVQRFELLAAQAEQGSLGLEELRELVTQYGHFLPGTDSPWADDVRSRLEQKQLSLLGVAARAATEAGRDRDAAQFHQRALALDPMSELDWQGLARALDTIGDPRARLAAQREAWWAVDLD; from the coding sequence ATGCCCCGCATCCTCGTGGTGGACGACGACTCTGCCATCCTCAAACTCGTCAGCGTGATCCTCTCCCGCGCCGGGCATGAGGTTCGCACCAGCACCCATCCCGTCGAAGCCCTCGACCTGCTGAAAGTCTTCACGCCGGACCTCGTGATCAGCGACGTCGTCATGCCCTACATGACCGGCCTGGAATTCCTGGAGAAACTCCGCGCGCACGAGCAACTGTCCGCCATTCCGTTCATGCTGCTCTCCAGCCACGCCGAACGCGGCGACGTGCGGCGCGGCATGAACCTCGGCGCGGACGACTACCTGCCCAAACCCTTCACGCCCCAGGACCTGACCACCGCCATCGACGCAAGGCTGCGCCGCGCCGGACTGACCCTGCAAGGCGAAAGCGGCATGCAGGCCAAGGGCCTCGGCACCGCGCAGGTCATGTGGCAGGGCAGCGCCGTCTCCTGGGTCAGCCGCAAGGCCCTCGAACTGTTCTTCTACCTGCTGGAACACAAGGAAGTCACCAGCTGGGAAGCCGCCGAGGCCCTGTGGCCCGAAAAGGACGAGGCGCGCGCCAGCAGCCTGTTCCACACCACCCTGCACCGCCTGCGCCGCAGCCTGAGCAACGAAGCCGTCGTCAGCGCCAACCGCCGCTACGCGCTGGCCAGCGACCTGAACCCCGAATACGACGTGCAACGCTTCGAACTGCTCGCCGCGCAGGCCGAACAGGGCAGCCTCGGCCTTGAGGAACTCCGGGAACTCGTCACGCAGTACGGACACTTCCTGCCCGGCACCGACAGCCCCTGGGCCGACGACGTCCGCTCCCGCCTCGAACAGAAACAACTCAGCCTGCTCGGCGTGGCCGCCCGCGCCGCCACCGAAGCCGGACGCGACCGCGACGCCGCCCAGTTCCACCAGCGCGCCCTGGCCCTCGACCCCATGAGCGAACTCGACTGGCAAGGCCTCGCCCGCGCCCTCGACACCATCGGCGACCCCCGCGCCCGCCTCGCCGCGCAACGCGAAGCATGGTGGGCCGTCGACCTCGACTGA